DNA from Coffea arabica cultivar ET-39 chromosome 10c, Coffea Arabica ET-39 HiFi, whole genome shotgun sequence:
aataaaaaaaaacaagcatATGTTAGTGAAATTTGAAGGTAAATCTCAACTCAGAACCAGAATTGATGATTGCTACTTATTCTTTGTTAACAGCCTTTCAAATACCACATTGTTACATACTATCATATTATTCTTACAATAGGACTAAGTTATTACAAAATAACATAAATCAAGAAGTAACTAGAACCGTAAAATACAGGTTAGAAACAAAATAGGGTAATTAACAGGGATATGAACCATCTGTGCTTATGCTGGCAAATCACATATAAACTTCATTACACAATTGACAGTGATTCAAGTAATGAATCAGAAAAAaggacaaaacaaaaaaaaggaaaaaatcagcAATTTGCAAGAAAATATACTGACTATCTATTTGATAACTCGTAAAAGAAAGACTTGTCAAAATAACAgctagaaaaggaaagaaaagtctaGAGTGGTAAAAAATTATCAGAATAATCAGTTGTACCatgaaaatttgattttctcAGCTACATGCTTAAGAGTCATTCCGCCCGTCCGAAAAGACGCAAACAAGCTTTTAACAACTATCCAATTGTTAGTCGTGCAATCAATTCTTGTTTCATCAAGTTTCGTCAGTGCACAGATAATTTTAGCCTTCTTTCCAGTATAAAATATACCTGCAATTGCTAATTTGTTCTTCACGAGGCTGAGGCCCACCAATGAATTCCCTGAAAACGTATATCAATGAATTTATGCCATTTAAACAAGTTGTAAACCAATGGAAAAGTTAAATATTACTTACTGTATAATGCATAAAATAGTGCCAGTTGGACTTTCTATTCTTGACCTTTTGTATTCAGAAAGAAGCGTAAACAAGTTTCCATTCAAAGGCTCGACGACGAGCCAAAATTCCTGTGATTTCTTTGAACCAAAAATCAAATATCTCAGCATTGTTCATGGTTAGTATCCCGGAGAATGGTGAATGTCGTTCCATATCTTCCCTGTCCTTCATTTGACAAATGAGCGCTTCACAGGGTCCACCATCTTCAATGTTCCGGTCCAAACTCTAACTTTTGGTCCTTCTTCTTCGTCAAACTTAAACCAATATTCTAGGCCACCAATACTCTTATCTTTCTTGATTATCATTCTTTCacaattctaaaaaaataaaatattatcattATTCACATTTTTTACAGTTTTGggtttaaataattaattttagtATTCCACATTGAAAAACTGGAATGGAATGAATTTTAGTTTCTTGAtaaaatgaatgaacaaaattcTACAAAATCCACCTCTTAATATATACTGATCCTTCAATATCATGAATCGCAAACATCATTTTGATTAGTGAAAGTtcctttgttttattttatgctttccctttttttggtaGTTGTCAAACAAGACAAGTGTCACGGGTTGCTTGTTTTCCTATAAGCCAACACATCGTGCGGCACTAGCAAACGTTCAAGACTTAAACTATGAACGGTTGGCTAGTTCTACCTAAATACAAAGTATGCGGAAGTTATGTAGAAGCATAAGAGTAGTAGGCAAAGATAGAAGTATGTGTGACAAATGACAGCTTATATTACACTCAAAACTCTTGTACAAGACTACAAATGGAAAGGGTTTGACCTATTTATAGACAAGCCAAAAACATTACACATCTCTAAAGGATTTTACAAAGTGTACACCTAAACATGATCTCTAAAAATATTCTATACAAAGTGTGTGTACATTTGGACTCTAGAAACATTTACACAAATCGCATCTTATCCACAAGATTCTAGACCATTCCACATGGCTCTTGGATAGTTTAGAACGTTCCACAAGCTTCTAGTATATGCTACATAATTCTAACAACTTGTGACACAATTTTCATGCCTTAGTTAAGCCTACAAGATTTGGCACTTAGTTGGAGAAATAAGGTGTGGGACTACTAACGGTCCCAACTTTTCTACCAAGACTATTATGTACAGTGCTGCAAAACTTAGTCAACTGGGCATGGTCGCGCGCGGGTTGGGTGCAATCTATGTCACAAGGAACTTGGCATAAAATGCACTCTAGCAACTAATGAAATGATATTTCACAATTTCCAAACCAACTAACCAAAAATCTAATCGAATGAACACAATCACACAAATATGATCAAAGGAAACTAACGAAACTTCAAAAGACCCATATGAAAAATTTACATCATTCATTCTTTTTCATCTAACCAACAAGCATTACATGGATGTCAAGCAAAATTTATGGACATCAAGTAATAACTTGCATAAGCCAACAAAGAAGCACTAATTTAAAGCCATAAAAGATCCTAATACTAAccgaaggtatttttttttccttgggttAGTATTTAACATGGATCAGTACCTCCTCCTTCCAAAGTCTGTTTCGATTGAGGCTGGGAAGGTTAGCATTCGGGAGAAAGCCGACATCTTCACCGAACATTCTCACTTTCCAAAAATGGCGCCAAATGTAATTTTTGAGTTTCAACCAGTAATATTATAGTGTACAAACTATGagactttttttaaaaaaaaaaaaatagattgtGAAGCTTGCAGGTTTTGTTTGGATGGTGATAAGATGTCtcattatcccaaaaaaaaggaagaagaagaagtatcGCCGTCGGTGGTGAAAGTAGCGGAGAAGGACGGCTGTTCCGCCTGAGCCGTAGTTTGTCTTCTACTACTAGTAAGTTTGCTCTCCTTTTCTTAATCAAATCCCATACTACTAGTatattttagggtttagggaAATGTGCGTTTAAGACATACTCCAATAATTTAGGATTtttaaaatgttatttgcactccaaTAATTTATTGTCTAGCCCACATCTACATGAGGCTCAATTGGAACTAAACTAGGCTACAAGCCGGAGCACATCAAGGTGTTAaaagtaattttattttttgaagcttaaaattttttccttgtttcaaaaaatagaaaattgtaatcaaaacttgggtttctaaTTTGTCTGAAAGCTAAAAAATTTGATTCAAGTTCAAACCTAACAATTATGCTTGTTTGAAAGGTGAGTTTTTTGGATATTTGTATAAAATTGTACTGTAGAtcactgtagaagttgtagaaaaacttTTGTAGAAGTTTGGGTGTTTGtaagatgaaatttttttttccttttcattttatttctttctttttcttttttcttttatttctttctttctttttcttttccttcctccctTTCCCGCTTCTTCTCCCTCCCCTTTCCTCCCCCTGTTCCCTCTCCCGAAACTTCCATGGCAGCAACTAACAggtgattctttttttttcttgctttttttctcttcctctctccctcccccgccatccctcttctccctctccctctccttctccccttccccttccttcccccgccacccctcCCTCTCCCTTCCCTGCCatccctcttctccctctcctcttCCCCTTCTTTCCCCCGCCACCCCTCCCCTCCCCCTGCCTGCTGGTAGTTGCATGCCTCCTGCAATCAGCGAATCAAAAGACACATCTTTTTTTGATTTAACCATCAATTGCCCCACAGATTCCATAACTGATTTGTGTTGGGTTAATATTCACTGCAATTTTTGTCCGTGGTTCCAAGGAGCATGTGGACTCAAACAAGTCTAGCAAAATCACAGAAATAGTTAGGCTTCAACCCGTTctcaagaaatggaagaattcTCGGGTGGCTCTAGTGACGTGGTGCCCAAAGGGTATCTAGCAGTATACGTGGGAGAAGGGCTCAAGAGATTTGTGATCCCAATGGAGGATCTGGGTCACCAAGCTTTTGGGATTCTACTGACAGAAGCTGAAGAAGAGTTTGAGTTCCAACAAGGAGTTCTAAAGATCCCTTGCCAAGTTGCTGTCTTTGAGAAGATCCTGAAGATGATGAACAAGAGGAGGGATGCGCCGAATGCATTTCACTTGCACGATTTCAGGCAGAGGCGAAGAGGGGAGggggagagagaaagaaaaaaaaaaagaaaaagagcacCAACAGATAGGTCAAAGGGGAGGGGAGAGGAGCAGAGAGGgtgagggagagagaaaaaaaaaagaggaaggccGGAATTGGCTGCCGGAATAGTGACTGGCGCCGGCAgcggtggtggaggtggtggccaGCAACGAAGGACGTGGTGAGTTGGgtgggggaggaaaaagaagaaaagttgaagagaaagttttttgtgtattttttaagtgtgtaggttaaaaattttgataagttttttggaatttctgtagcaaaagttgttaaaaaactaattttataCAAACTTGATAAAAAATCAAGGTTCCAAATAGGCctaatgttttaaaaaaaagggttcGAACTTGACAACGTTCAAATATTAGGACCTCACTCTGGCTCGAGCTTATAGAATCTAAGTTCAAACTTATGAAAATTCAGCTAGTTAAAGCTCAAATcgacttttatatttttttgtaaatttaaaTATCCAATTTTGGCAAAAATATGTTGAAATGCACAAAAAAAGAATTTAACGAGCTCAATACTATCCAATATAGGTCCAATCTGACTTTGACCTCAAATTCTATGTTCATGTAAGTTTCGAACTGAAACCCAAGCTTCAGATTCAATTTGTTTGTAGCCCAACGAATGGAACCCAAATGCATCCTCGTTTAGTTGCTTGATGTATCAAACAGAGACAACATATGTACAAGTCGGACTCCAGCTCCTATAAAGAGCCCCTTGTAGGAATTCAACTATAGCAGGTGGTAAACTGGAAAATAAATTATCACTAATGAAACCGATTAAATTTCTTGAGTACATTAACATTGCGTGGGCAAGAAACTTTAGCCTTGAAAAACTTAAAGAGCATCTCTTTtctaatttaatttaatcaaaaattaaataagaATACATTGatgatataaaagaaaaaatttagtGGAAAGAGTAGAATCCTAATTTTAGTATATAATTCTATTCTAAATGCTATTACACAAATTATTGCATAATTGTGAATGTAGGCTCCAATAGATTATGATTAAGAATCATGAttagattaaaaagaaaaaagaaaaagtgattaCCAATATGAAGAAATTTGCTTCAAGAATGATATGTGAAGATCGAATGAGGAGATACATTGACCAGGTAATCCTCAGCTATAGTCACAATAAACAGAATTATTTACCTTTACGAGGCACTAAAACAGTTTTCTCTACATTTCGCTTTCATTGGTTTGTTATTTCACAACCTCGGTCATGGTCATGCCCATCGATTTTCAGAAATTATAAAATGCAGTGTTTCCCATGACCTTTGCTAATACGGAATCCATATCTTGTCAGGTTGAAGACTTTGAAGGTATCATACATTTTGAGGAACAGGTAATTTTCTACTCAGCAATGATGGAGCCAAGGGGGCTgagggggccatggcccccccctaagttttaaaatttttaattcatagtatgtaaatatatgtataagacaAAGTTGGCCCCccctaattttttacaattttagtttatattatgagagtttatatatatatgtgtgtgtgtgtgtgtgtgtgtgtgtgaattagccatctttgatttaattttttcttgaaaaaaagttatttatttttaattgtgctaattatttaacattcaaaaaattaaacatataatttcatgatccatagtaaattgacccaatttgatatattataataaaaggCTCAATTCATAATTATGAATgggctaaaataaaaataattactttattggtccatatacaaatatacaacttagcctaattgataaaaaatttaaaattagtgatctatcctcttgttgacccatatacaaatatacaaataattaCTCGAAGGCTTGGTGAAGACAAGAAATTGAGTGATCTATCATGTTGTTGACAGATTGATTATATTTGTTTTCACTCTTCATGTATCAATTACAACTATAGAACAgacattttcaattataaatataatcaaaacaaaactgcaaaacaagataaaagataatttcttgaatgattgtctaacaATATACATAAAAAAGGGAAGTTGTTCAAAAATTTAGCACTGATTCAAttatagatgaatttagttATATGAAATAATGTAAAGCTCAATTTACTTTTAAGAAAAGAGGTTGAAATTTCAAGGTGTGcgaacataacttttatctttttttttaattgaaaatagttatatttatattgcatagttatatttttgtttttgcacaaGTGACGTATTGGAtcatcttctcataatgtacAATTTGAGATGTACAATTTGGATAGTTTGTActgttataagatatttaatcaaaggttatttcttgttctaatttttgttatgactatgctgcatatttatgaaatagatatacctttataattaaatttaatatttgatattttaagatgtcatatatttaaatcgatgaaaattattttgaatatagcatattaagataattttgttcaaaaaaattttggcccccctCCCAAGGAAAAAATCCTAGCTTTGTTCTATAGTCTATAGAAtggacattttcaattatgaagataatcaaaacaaaactccaaaacaagataaaagataatttcttgaatgattgtctaacaATGTACATAAAAAAAGGAAGTTGTTCGAAAATTTACCATTGATTCAATTAgagatgaatttagttctatgaaagaacGTAAAGCTCAATTTACGTTTAATAAAAGAGGATGAAATTTCAAGACATGTTAACATaatttttatctctttttaattgaaaatagttatatttatattgcatagttatatttttgtttttgcacaagtgacatattggagcatcttctcataatgtgcaacttaggtggtttgtgatgttataagatatttaatcaaaggttatttcttgtcttaattttagttatgactatgctacatatttatgaaatagacatatctttataattaaagttaatatttgatattttaagatgccatatatttaaatagatgaaaattattttgaacataacatattaaaataattttgttcaaaaaaattttggcccccccCCCAAAGaaaaaatcctggctccgtCACTGCTACTCAGGTCACCCTACCTTTCATAGATGATCAGGTAGTTTCCACACACACCGTCTGTCAGAGTAATTGGTGAAATAAAATGCATGCCTATAAATTAATCGGCAGCTCTCACTTTAGTATTTAATTGTTCGTTTAAAACATAGCATGCGACCTTTCACAGATTTTTGGGCTTTGCCAAAGCTCTGAACGACGTCCTTGATGGCATGGCAAAGAAGGGTTTACCAATTCCTCCTGCCTGCCTAAATTAAGGATGGTAGCCACGAGGATCTTCCTTCTACTATTTTAGGGACACTTTTAAAATCACACCTTTGCTTCTACGGCACTTTTGTCACGTCTTTGTACATGTCTTTAAGTTCTTTTTGATCAATAATgtcttcaaaaaaaaagaaccgcTTGTTCTTTAAGTTATTGCTTGTTCATCCTGCAATACCTCCAATCACAATAGAAACGGAAGACAGAGCCGCACAATGTGGTTGATTGCTTTTGTTCATGAAGTCTGCTAGTAGGACTGTTTGTGTGAGATTGCAATTCCCTGCAATGATACTTCCACGGCATCAGAGTACCCACGCACTGTTCTTCTTGGGTTCAAATCCCACTTTCTGAAGGTTTTGCGGCCACTCATTTTCTTTCACTAATATCAGCGGGCACTCTGTTTAATAATTTTACTAAAGTATTTTGTTATTAGTACAATCGGATTGAGATATCCATCTCCACCAATAAAACCGTTTTTCTGATGCTAGGAGACGAAAGTATTTGTAATAGAAAAATCGCTTATTAATGGGGTGCTTTAGTTCGATGGAATGCAACTAGCTAAAATTCCTACCTTTCTTACACGACTAAATACAGGAGAGGCTCATATGCCTTGAACCctttctttattaaaaaaaaaaaaaaaaaaatcacttattTACAACCTTGCCATATACACCACAATTTGCAGGAAAGAAAATTACATGATCTTTAACTTAAAACAGAATTCTATCGTCCCTAGATTAATTGCCATGAAAAGACAATTCAAGCATCAAAAGTCATAAAGCCCCATAAGCCAAGTCAACCTAATCCAGAGTGAAGAATGCTTTCACGCAGAGAGGATATCAAATTCATGGGGCATGAAATCTTCACTCGGTCTGTAGTATTTGTCTGGCGAATAGAGACCCAAATTTGTCACTTGACTTGTATAGAGGCAAGCAAATCTCTCCACCTGATACAGATCCTCAACTGAATtcaggggaaaaagaaaacgaaaaaaaaaaggggatacttccttgcaaaaaaataataaaaaagagaggaaaaactcATGAATACTTCTGGTCACCTGATGCGCAAAGCGAGAATTTTGATAGCCAGTTTTCATCAGTTGTCCCCAGGCTTTATGGAACTGAAAAGATTTCAAAAACGTATATGAAATAAGCTTCACAGAAATGTCATGCTGAACATGGATTTTCAGAGAATGATTTGGtcatgatttttcttgaactgaCAATCTTCAGCAAAATATGCCAGCGTCATTCTCTATTCCCAAACGCAAGTCCAAGTTTGTAAGGCCAAGCAAGATACATAAAACACTTGAACTGCTTACCTTTTGGTGACATTCCCGTTGGGCCTGTTGGTGACTTAGCCTCACTTGCTCTCTCAGAGACTGGAGTAAAATTATTCAGTCAGAAACTCGTCTGTCGACACTTTGGACGACAATGATACTTTCCAGCACAGAGAATAAATAGCAACACTCACAAATATGTAAATATAAAAAGATTACAAACCACTGTAAGCGAAACAAGCTACGCATTTACATGTACAGCATATAAAAGGAAACAGCAAAAATGTCTTGGATCATTTATTTGCCCAAACAGTAatgttattgttgtttaataTTATTATTCTCATTAGAGTCAGTAATGTATAGACATTTTGTTGGTTGAAAAGTCATCTTTGACAATTTCATGCCTCAATAGGTGTATAAACTACCTGTAGTTTTTCAATCTCAGATGACATCTCTTCCTTGTTAATATCCACGTGTTCAAACCTGAATCATACGAACATTTAAGCGTGAAATTGAGAAATATGCTGAATATCAAAATAAGATAAATTCCCTGAAACCATTCTCCAAAAATCTTCACGTATATGATTTGGACCCAACAAAACTTGGGTGACTTCAGGACAACGAAAATGTTCAAGGGTAAAAAGAAAGCAAGGGGTACAACCGTCCTCCTCACTcactttttcttacttttatccACATTTTGGGGCCCGAAGAAAGGAAGGTAGTGGTTTACTACACATAACTGACAGAGAAGAGAGCACTTACATGAGAGACCACTTCAAATGATGTATCTTATCTTCAATGTGGTCACGCTCACTCCTCAACGACTGAAGTTGCTGCAGAGAACAATTAATCACTTGAGGAAGAACATAAGGATAATAACATGAATTTCAAACATAATATAAGTGCGTTCTGGTTATTGTCGACACCATTGTAATCTCAATGAGTATGAATTTGCTCAAGCACTCAATCCTATTCGCTTTTCCTAGTTATTTAGAGAGAAGCACGTTTTAGCATGCCTCTCATATTCTTCATGTAGAAAaatgtaaagaaaagaaaaactaaaagttATTCCACATGAAACTATGATTTGGTGAACATACAAATTATCATCAGCCACATACCTGCTCTCTGCAAAAGACAATAAAATACAACCCGCACGCGTACATGTGCACGCACACACCGAGAGAAGATAGAAAAGGAGAAATAATCAACAACAATCATTAATTTCTACTTCCTTGAAATATCTAATAAGCGTTTCCATGAAAACTATTCTACTAAACAGTTCAGTAGTCCTATCCTTCTTCTGAAAGCATAAATTGTCACTACATTATTTTCTAATTACATAATATGAAGACAATGCCACTTTTTGAATCTACTTCACTTAGCCatgaaggaaaataaaaatcattttcttttcttgtgaaAATAGAAGAGGTAGTTTATTTGTCCGGCTCATTCACTTAATGAGTTGTCTTGACGGAGTTGCAAAATTACCAGAATATTCAACTaaaatcaaccaaaatcaatttctcataACAAAGTATTTAATTTTGCAACAATTACAAACAATGATAACCGTATTCGCTTTTAAAAGTCTATTATCTGCGTATAATAAGATTGAAGAGGTTAGTTGCATCTACACCTTGCGTGTATCCCTTATTTCCCAGAGAAGTTCGACCTCCCTCTCAAGCTCAGGAACAACAAGCATTGTTCTCCACCCTGTTCAAAAGACATATCTTCAACTTCATTCTGGCTTTCGAaacgaaacaaaacaaaacaggtGAGACACAGCACTCATTAGATATGGTGATATCTCTATGCTATTCATTTCAGCAGCTCACCACTAATTATAGTAACTTTTGTTGGACCAAAGTTGTGAGTGGAGAAAACAAAGTCTATAACTTATAAGAACAACACTATTAGGAATTCGAGCATTAGGTTTACCATTTTAATATTTAAGTTAATTTGCTGCCCAGCTGACGTCTAGCAGATTACATATATAGGTAGAACCAAATAGATGATACCTCATATTAACAACATTCTGTGAACAAGTACATGATTCACAtttgagattaaaaaaaaaaaaaaagaaagcgtAAAAACTTCTACTAGATCATACACCAGATTATGATCAAATGTCGTTGGGATGCATATGCTCTTTGAACAGATTCAAGTATGGTAGCTTCCTTCCTCCAGTTAACCAAAGGGAAaaatcaaaaaggaaaaaaagatttcCATCAACAACAAAGACGTGCAAATGAAaggaattttagaaaatttaaagCAAAAATTTTGGGAGGCTTGATAATGACTAACATTTTTTGTTGCCAAACAGTTAATTATAAGCATGGTGTCCTCATCTCGTAGACAATAAACTTGACTGAGTGCGTGCTAATATTACAACGAGGTATGCAGGAAACATTTATGATGTTTCAGAAAAAACTAAGAATCCTTtttatttgagaaaataaagttctttttgaaattttattcgCACTCAACTTTAAGCAAATTATAGGATAGGAACACATGAGAAAATGGTAGAAGGTATACCAAGAACTTTTTTACTGCGTAGGATATCTCCATAAATGTGATCCCCAACATAGAGTACCTAAAAACAGACCATTAGTAACAGATTTTACACCATAAAAGTCAATAAAAATTTACACAATATAAGCATCAGCATAATGTATCTTTGAATTATTACTTCCTTTCCTTATCAGAACAAAAATTATAAGCATGATCATTAAAAATACTACAATTTATTTCTCAACACTCTGCCATAATGGAGCCTGCATGCAATTATGTATGTACCAATGCAATGATTGTACAAGTAATCAATTCTAGCTTACTCGCAGCAATTTGCACTAACAGAAGCAACACCGCTTTGTAAATGCCTGAAAAGTATAAGAGAAGtgaaggaaaaaattttgataaatccAATACCTGCGAGCTTGATTCAATAGATAACAATTTATGCAGATGGCCGACATTTCCTCCCTGGAAAGAAAATAACGAACTCAACTATCATAATGAAGAAGATTGCAAATTCGGAAACGAATACTAAAAGAAAATGATATATGTTCACTTTTTTGCATAGAGGCTATTTTTTTACTACATCTCAAGCTCAATATTTACCTGGAAAACTTTGCATTTCTTGTTCAGACCGTTTGATGGCAGTCTTAATAAAGTATTTCCTACCTAGGAAGTGTAGACGAGAGTCAATAATGGATCTCAAAACATGTAAGAGATTGGGAATAACATATAATCAGGGAACATATATCTACCTGATGTAGTTAGTGAGGTACATCAAAGAACAGAATGGCTGGAGATGTCGTATTATAAAGATCAACAAGATATCAGACTGACCTGAGCCATAGGCGTTCCATTATCAGTATTGAGAAGCATCCCAGACTCTGGAACAACCTCAAATAGATTGGCACGAACTTCATCATGGAAAAAACCAGGCTTGGCACTGCAGGTTAGTTTCCTTTAATCCTTCAGTATGGGAAAACtgatcataaaaaaaaataaataaataaaaaacctAATAGTGCGAGTATCAATCAACTTCAGAAACATAACTACGTCCAGCTAACAACTCCATACACTGAACGTTATTTCCCCCATCTATATCTAGGATACCAATACTGCCAACATCCCCAATATGGGCAACTGTAGTGTCACTTTTTCAGCTTATGAAAAAGCTGAAAAGAGCAGAAGAACAATGGATCAAAATTAAAACCTCTTATCACAGTCCTAAGTCACCAAAAATAGGACTCCCAAAagtttaaaaaagaattattgaaGATGACCCGATTAAACCCACAAATACACATTACTACAAGCACCATTAAGAATACAAGATTACGGTGTTAGTGGAATTGACCAGGCACAAGCCAAAGAACGTTTCAATTTGGAAAGTGGAAAGTTACCAAAGGAAGCCACTTTTGCATCCAACCACTTAACCAAACCTTTACTCTAGGCAGATCTTGTAGTAAGTGTTCGAGAAATTAAGCCAAAGTAAGTCATCCACAACGGCCATTGGCCAagtatttattcttttttttttttgtagggtGAAATCTCATAAGAGCCATATCACAGAAGTTCAATTGAACTTACGGCATCAGAAAATTCTTATGTGTCCACATGCATATCCTTTGGTTCAGCAAGACAAGAATAGCTTACTCACTTAAAATTGAAAATACAACTTCACACCAAGTcagaaataaaaacaaaaggaCTCGACTGAAAAGTTTAAGATTCAAAGAAATGATATGACCAGTGCAAGTAAGAAGTGTGAAGTAGTTACAAGAATAGCAGCATCAAGAAAACAGATAAAACACTATTCTGCTTGGCCTACTGCTTATTAGTGGATATACTACAGCTAAGAGGAAAAAACTGACCTGCCAGTAATGACCACATCAAAGTACCTCAGCCAATCAAAACTCAAAGGTGAGCAGCCATCTACACTTCTGGGTCcacaaaggaagttcatgacaaTGTTGGTGTAGTCCCATAGGCTGCATTAAAAACAACTTTACGATTTTGCTATCTTATCCTTCAAATTAATGAAAGACCTAGCTGCCAATGAATTATCTAATTCTTTATCTCCATCAATGCTCAAAGTTTGACCACATGACTGGCATCAATTTACTGAAAAATCTAGGAAATTCCTGTAGAAGCTAATAATTCTCAGCCAAGAAAGAACCATCAAAATTCACATTTGCAAGAGTACATCAGTCTAGTATGTATGGCTGTTATCCACAGAAttcatttccttcttttcttctaaGGAATATATTAAGGGAGAACACGATTTTGCTGAAAAAGTTGCGAGTGCATATCATTTTTTCACCAGTACAAGACCATCAATAGAATTTGGAAGTGCCTAAGT
Protein-coding regions in this window:
- the LOC113715057 gene encoding uncharacterized protein isoform X3: MHTGSTMDGTDLDGKTSDFERTTGRFGGQDPHIWSSPEGGHKIDIGKQIFCNRSLNMKNIVAVGFDMDYTLAQYKPETFESLAYGGTVRKLVYDLGYPSELLEWTFDWKYMVRGLVLDKKRGNILKMDRHKYVKVAYHGFREMSKEDKVATYGSTLIRDSFDEPDYALIDTLFSLAEAYLFAQLVDFKDNNPGKLLGRVDYSQMYKDVRAAVDLCHRDGTLKQMVAEDPKRYINEDTAIVPMLKMLRESGRATFLVTNSLWDYTNIVMNFLCGPRSVDGCSPLSFDWLRYFDVVITGSAKPGFFHDEVRANLFEVVPESGMLLNTDNGTPMAQVGNTLLRLPSNGLNKKCKVFQGGNVGHLHKLLSIESSSQVLYVGDHIYGDILRSKKVLGWRTMLVVPELEREVELLWEIRDTRKQLQSLRSERDHIEDKIHHLKWSLMFEHVDINKEEMSSEIEKLQSLREQVRLSHQQAQRECHQKFHKAWGQLMKTGYQNSRFAHQVERFACLYTSQVTNLGLYSPDKYYRPSEDFMPHEFDILSA